Proteins from a genomic interval of Drosophila melanogaster chromosome 2R:
- the CG33998 gene encoding uncharacterized protein has product MKIYVILLVFALTAFAAASGRGRSHSITWGARTYRDMHLHREIITEKSKFLRVVTREFVFDQKKLARTITQIVITDQIRDGNGGYAYLTAGGPQTTYAKIHLKSQRNQGFSFIIDIYGV; this is encoded by the exons atgaaaatttacgTAATACTACTAGTATTCGCGCTGACCGCCTTTGCCGCGGCATCGGGGCGTGGCCGTAGTCACAGTATTACCTGGGGCGCCAGAACCTATAGAGATATGCATTTACACAGGGAAATCATTACGGAGAAGTCCAAGTTTCTGCGCGTCGTGACCAGAGAATTTGTGTTTGATCAAAAA aaaCTGGCACGCACCATCACTCAAATTGTGATCACGGATCAGATCAGAGATGGAAATGGTGGCTATGCGTATCTAACTGCTGGTGGACCACAGACCACATATGCCAAGATCCACTTGAAGAGTCAACGGAATCAGGGCTTCAGTTTCATCATCGACATATACGGCGTTTAA
- the CG18609 gene encoding uncharacterized protein, with amino-acid sequence MLRYLRIPQADPNPIPLAGSPWPITLILIAYLLFVLKLGKIFMRNRKPYDLKTVLKVYNLFQVLYNGLYFGMVFYYLFIVGICNLHCIESFPEGHERKQLERVLHAAYLLNKVLDLMDTVFFVLRKSYKQITFLHIYHHVFMSFGSYALTRYYGTGGHVNAVGLLNSLVHTVMYFYYFLSSEYPGVRANIWWKKYITLTQLCQFFMLLSYAIYVRFFSPNCGVPRGLLYLNMVQGVVFIYLFGKFYIDNYLRPPKAKINAKQS; translated from the exons ATGCTCCGATACTTGCGCATACCTCAAGCGG ATCCTAACCCAATTCCGCTGGCTGGATCACCATGGCCTATCACACTGATTTTGATAGCATATCTGTTGTTTGTCCTTAAATTGGGCAAGATCTTTATGAGAAACCGGAAACCATATGATTTGAAAACGGTCTTGAAGGTCTACAATCTATTTCAGGTGCTATACAATGGTCTCTACTTCGGAATG GTTTTTTATTATCTCTTCATCGTGGGCATTTGCAATCTGCACTGCATAGAAAGCTTTCCCGAGGGCCATGAACGCAAACAATTGGAACGAGTATTGCATGCCGCATATCTGCTGAACAAGGTCCTCGATCTTATGGATACGGTGTTCTTTGTGCTGCGAAAGAGCTATAAGCAGATCACCTTCCTGCACATATATCACCACGTGTTCATGTCCTTTGGAAGTTATGCCCTAACCCGTTACTATGGAACTGGAGGCCATGTCAATGCCGTTGGACTGCTGAACTCCTTGGTGCACACGGTCATGTATTTCTACTACTTTCTGTCTTCAGAATATCCCGGAGTGAGGGCCAATATCTGGTGGAAGAAGTATATAACATTGACACAGCTCTGCCAGTTCTTCATGCTGCTCAGTTATGCCATCTATGTGCGATTCTTTTCACCGAATTGTGGCGTTCCACGCGGTCTTCTCTATCTAAATATGGTGCAAGGCGTTGTGTTCATTTATCTGTTTGGTAAATTCTATATCGACAACTATCTGAGACCTCCGAAGGCGAAAATCAACGCAAAGCAATCGTAG
- the CG17821 gene encoding uncharacterized protein produces the protein MNFTLLDLFRGLPADPVHLPMFGTPLPAIVIVLGYLLLIFKVGPDFMRSRKPYNMRKAMLIYNFCQVLMNSGIFLMGTYYLFIKKLYDFRCMTMLSSDHPDKDVDRLLTYFYFINKVIDLIDTIFFVLRKSNKQITVLHVYHHVFMVLGVPLTYYFYGPGGQYNLMGYLNSFVHVVMYAYYFASAWYPNVKSTFWWKEYITKLQFLQFMILFAQSVLTLWLNPGCRFPKVLQYVQLGGSVSMMTMFGNFYYQTYVKAKSKEQ, from the exons ATGAACTTCACACTATTGGATTTATTCCGAGGGCTGCCGGCAG ATCCCGTCCATTTGCCCATGTTTGGCACACCTTTACCGGCGATTGTGATAGTTTTGGGTTACCTGCTGCTGATTTTCAAAGTGGGACCCGATTTCATGAGATCTCGTAAGCCCTACAATATGCGAAAAGCCATGTTGATCTACAACTTCTGTCAAGTTCTAATGAATTCTGGCATTTTTTTAATG GGCACTTACTatctttttattaaaaaactatACGATTTCCGCTGCATGACCATGCTGTCCTCGGATCATCCAGATAAAGATGTCGATCGTTTGTTGACCTACTTTTACTTTATCAACAAGGTGATCGATCTGATAGACACGATATTCTTTGTGCTGAGAAAGAGCAACAAGCAAATCACCGTACTCCATGTATACCATCATGTATTCATGGTTTTGGGTGTGCCATTGACATACTATTTCTACGGACCCGGAGGACAATACAACCTGATGGGATATCTCAACTCATTTGTACATGTGGTGATGTACGCCTACTATTTCGCATCTGCTTGGTATCCAAACGTGAAGAGCACATTTTGGTGGAAAGAGTACATCACCAAGCTGCAGTTCCTACAGTTCATGATCCTCTTCGCCCAATCTGTACTGACATTGTGGCTAAATCCCGGTTGCCGTTTTCCCAAGGTCCTGCAGTACGTTCAGCTGGGAGGTTCCGTTTCCATGATGACCATGTTTGGAAACTTTTACTATCAAACCTATGTCAAAGCCAAAAGTAAAGAGCAGTGA
- the Hs3st-A gene encoding heparan sulfate 3-O sulfotransferase-A, isoform A, whose protein sequence is MTAAKRRASSSNSSGSSNTSGSSNGNEQHSQQQHLQLQQQQQQHAQPNEYQQLLQHPHHHYQQHYSGNNNTSGNNSNSSNTQQYHQRQQQHQATLRDCSVKLPLDILWLPKSAMRPAGPDTSPTDCILVVGVSRPKLAVVFLTVMLISLFLTFHVLYDSAVYNIQAAQAVHERHRLSMTASASALASSSSSSSNSGSSFSSAGGASNHLPVFVKPVPSSNQLSHPMVFPSSRVHFPKTSRRLPQALIIGVRKCGTRALLEMLYLHPRIQKAGGEVHFFDRDENYLKGLEWYRKKMPHSFRGQITIEKSPSYFVSPEVPERVRAMNASIKLLLIVREPVTRAISDYTQLRSHAATAILPLAEKDPPSPRESSGGGAGGGGAGGGGGSGTAAAKMPTQSLLYAKLQSARGYDNALLGGSGAGAKETKGKTVSSSLVRRQALGSGGGVAGAAMTTTTMSPMASAAQMAAKSFEELAIFPNGTVNEAYRPLSISMYHVHLHRWLEVFPREQLLVVNGDRLIEDPVSQLKRIEAFLGIEHRVNSEHFYFNETKGFYCLRYDNGDRCLRETKGRKHPHVDPVVVSRLRKFFAEYNQRFYELVGEDLGWPEE, encoded by the exons ATGACTGCCGCCAAAAGACGtgcgagcagcagcaacagcagcggcagcagcaacactagCGGCAGCAGTAATGGCAACGAGCAGCActcccagcagcaacatctgcagctgcagcagcagcaacagcagcatgcCCAGCCAAACGAGTACCAACAGTTGCTGCAGCATCCCCACCATCACTATCAGCAACACtacagcggcaacaacaacaccagcggcaacaacagcaatagcagcaaCACGCAGCAATACCACCAgagacagcagcaacatcaggcGACATTGCGCGACTGTTCCGTCAAATTGCCGCTGGATATCCT ATGGCTACCGAAATCGGCAATGCGGCCGGCGGGTCCTGATACCTCGCCCACGGACTGCATCCTGGTGGTGGGCGTTTCCCGTCCAAAATTGGCCGTCGTCTTCCTTACGGTCATGTTGATCTCTCTGTTCCTCACCTTCCATGTCCTGTACGATAGTGCCGTATACAATATCCAAGCGGCCCAGGCTGTCCACGAAAGGCATCGTCTATCTATGACCGCCTCCGCATCGGCTCTGgcatcctcctcctcatcgtcgTCCAATTCCggctcctccttctcctccgcCGGTGGCGCCTCCAATCATCTGCCCGTGTTCGTAAAGCCCGTGCCCAGCTCCAATCAGCTCAGCCATCCCATGGTTTTTCCCTCCAGCCGTGTGCACTTTCCAAAAACCAGTCGACGGTTGCCGCAG GCACTCATCATCGGTGTGCGAAAATGTGGTACACGGGCGCTGCTGGAGATGCTCTACCTACATCCGCGGATCCAGAAGGCCGGCGGTGAGGTGCACTTCTTCGACCGGGACGAGAACTACCTGAAAGGTCTGGAGTGGTACCGCAAGAAGATGCCACATTCGTTCCGTGGCCAGATAACCATCGAAAAGAGTCCCAGCTACTTTGTGTCGCCAGag GTGCCGGAACGTGTGCGGGCCATGAATGCGAGCATCAAGCTGCTCCTGATTGTCCGGGAGCCGGTGACCCGGGCCATTTCGGACTACACGCAGCTGCGTAGCCATGCGGCCACCGCCATTCTGCCGTTGGCCGAGAAGGATCCACCGAGTCCGAGGGAGAGTTCTGGCGGTGGGgcaggtggtggtggtgctggtggtggtgggggaaGCGGGACCGCAGCTGCCAAGATGCCAACACAATCACTGCTGTATGCCAAACTGCAGTCGGCCCGTGGCTATGACAATGCCCTGTTGGGTGGCAGTGGGGCGGGCGCCAAGGAGACGAAAGGCAAAACGGTATCTTCGTCTTTGGTCAGGAGACAGGCGTTGGGCAGTGGCGGTGGTGTCGCTGGAGCTGCGATGACCACGACAACAATGTCGCCAATGGCGAGCGCCGCCCAAATGGCAGCCAA GTCCTTTGAGGAGCTGGCCATATTTCCCAATGGCACCGTTAACGAGGCTTATCGACCGCTCAGCATCTCCATGTACCATGTCCACCTCCATCGCTGGCTGGAGGTATTTCCGCGGGAGCAGCTGCTGGTGGTCAATGGGGATCGCCTCATCGAAGATCCGGTTTCTCAGCTGAAACGCATCGAGGCTTTCTTGG GCATTGAGCATCGGGTGAATAGCGAGCACTTTTACTTCAATGAGACCAAGGGCTTCTACTGTCTGCGCTATGACAACGGGGATCGCTGCCTCCGGGAGACGAAGGGCAGGAAGCATCCGCATGTGGATCCCGTGGTGGTCTCCAGATTGCGAAAGTTCTTCGCCGAGTACAATCAGCGATTTTACGAGCTGGTCGGCGAGGATCTCGGCTGGCCGGAGGAGTAA
- the Cyp12b2 gene encoding cytochrome P450 12b2, with amino-acid sequence MWKYSNKIIYRNVSGNQLWFNRNSSVGGTLSQQTQLELADSRIDEKWQQARSFGEIPGPSLLRMLSFFMPGGALRNTNLIQMNRLMREMYGDIYCIPGMMGKPNAVFTYNPDDFEMTYRNEGVWPIRIGLESLNYYRKIHRPDVFKGVGGLASDQGQEWADIRNKVNPVLMKVQNVRQNLPQLDQISKEFIDKLETQRNPETHTLTTDFHNQLKMWAFESISFVALNTRMGLLSDNPDPNADRLAKHMRDFFNYSFQFDVQPSIWTFYKTAGFKKFLKTYDNITDITSNYIETAMRGFGKNDDGKTKCVLEQLLEHNKKVAVTMVMDMLMAGIDTTSSACLTILYHLARNPSKQEKLRRELLRILPTTKDSLTDQNTKNMPYLRACIKEGLRITSITPGNFRITPKDLVLSGYQVPRGTGVLMGVLELSNDDKYFAQSSEFIPERWLKSDLAPDIQACPAARTRNPFVYLPFGFGPRTCIGKRIAELEIETLLVRLLRSYKVSWLPETPIEYESTIILSPCGDIRFKLEPVGDLM; translated from the exons ATGTGGAAATATTCTAACAAAATTATCTACCGGAACGTATCGGGCAATCAGCTGTGGTTTAATAGGAACTCATCTGTTGGTGGCACACTCAGTCAGCAG ACCCAGTTGGAACTTGCGGACTCTCGCATAGATGAGAAATGGCAACAGGCCAGGTCGTTTGGAGAAATTCCGGGTCCCAGCCTCCTGCGAATGCTATCCTTTTTTATGCCAGGCG GAGCACTTCGCAACACAAACTTGATTCAAATGAACCGCCTGATGAGAGAAATGTACGGCGATATATACTGCATTCCCGGAATGATGGGTAAACCGAACGCAGTCTTCACTTACAACCCAGACGACTTCGAAATGACCTACCGCAACGAGGGTGTTTGGCCCATTCGCATCGGTCTGGAGAGCTTGAACTACTATCGCAAGATACACAGACCTGATGTCTTTAAAGGTGTTGGCGGTCTGGCATCTGA TCAGGGTCAGGAATGGGCTGATATTCGCAACAAGGTGAATCCCGTTCTTATGAAAGTTCAGAATGTCCGGCAAAATCTACCACAACTAGATCAGATATCTAAGGAGTTTATAGACAA aTTGGAAACCCAAAGAAATCCAGAGACCCACACTCTCACTACTGACTTTCACAATCAGCTGAAGATGTGGGCCTTCGAGTCGATTAGCTTTGTGGCTCTGAACACCCGCATGGGATTGCTTAGTGATAATCCAGATCCTAATGCGGATCGTCTGGCTAAACATATGAGGGATTTTTTTAACTATAGCTTCCAGTTCGATGTGCAGCCCTCCATTTGGACTTTTTATAAAACCGCTGGCTTCAAGAAGTTTCTCAAAACCTACGACAATATTACCGATATTACCTCAAATTATATAGAGACGGCAATGAGAGGCTTTGGTAAAAATGATGACGGTAAGACAAAATGCGTTCTGGAGCAATTGCTGGAACACAACAAGAAGGTGGCTGTGACAATGGTTATGGACATGCTTATGGCTGGAATTGATACG ACTTCATCAGCTTGTCTGACTATCCTCTATCACTTGGCTCGCAATCCATCAAAGCAAGAGAAACTGCGTCGGGAGCTACTCCGTATATTGCCCACCACCAAGGACTCGTTGACGGATCAAAATACCAAAAACATGCCTTATCTGAGAGCCTGCATCAAGGAGGGTCTGCGCATCACATCTATTACGCCGGGAAATTTTCGCATAACACCCAAGGATCTAGTGCTATCGGGCTATCAGGTGCCACGTGGCACTGGAGTTCTGATGGGTGTCCTGGAGCTGTCCAACGACGATAAATACTTTGCTCAGAGCTCTGAGTTCATACCGGAACGCTGGCTTAAGTCCGACTTAGCTCCGGATATCCAGGCTTGTCCAGCGGCCCGAACCCGTAACCCCTTCGTATACCTGCCCTTTGGCTTTGGACCTCGAACCTGTATTGGCAAAAGGATTGCCGAGCTGGAGATCGAAACGCTGCTGGTGCGACTCTTGCGAAGCTACAAGGTCAGCTGGCTGCCCGAAACTCCGATTGAATATGAAAGCACCATTATCTTATCACCCTGCGGTGACATTCGCTTTAAATTGGAACCAGTCGGTGACTTAATGTGA